A region of Ochotona princeps isolate mOchPri1 chromosome 9, mOchPri1.hap1, whole genome shotgun sequence DNA encodes the following proteins:
- the PRDM14 gene encoding PR domain zinc finger protein 14 codes for MALRAPAETELQEQVCYPAERLQGTSQYLAAYYEPLAAYGSYRSALAAAEDLQSFPQLDSSVPAPQAIPSFPFQMAPPLLNPSLALQREPLYGIPWYGKLPHWYPVAQLPGEVPHFLSSSGEYPASSGDNSARNDGAPRSSGPDPVATPAQAAVVPTGLKTSPVVSRSPAKQSEDDPKVLQLERKSPDRFHFTEEDLHFVLYGITPSLEHPTLLQHAISGVLTPTGSPSSGSDSLPQALDKESLQLPEGLCLLQTMLGEVPHFGVFCSGFIAKGVRFGPFQGKMVSASEVKTHRDNSVMWEIFEDGHLSHFIDGKGTGNWMSYVNCARFPKEQNLVAVQCQGQIFYESCKEICQNQELLVWYGDCYEKFLDIPVNLQLTEQGRQPAAPVEESAEGFHCERCGKVFTYKYYRDKHLKYTPCVDKGDRKFPCSLCKRSFEKRDRLRIHILHVHEKHRPHKCSTCGKCFSQSSSLNKHMRVHSGDRPYQCVYCTKKFTASSILRTHIRQHSGEKPFKCKYCGKSFASHAAHDSHVRRSHKEDEGCSW; via the exons ATGGCTCTGCGAGCGCCCGCTGAGACCGAACTCCAGGAGCAGGTGTGCTACCCAGCCGAGAGGCTCCAGGGCACCTCCCAATACCTGGCTGCCTACTACGAGCCTTTGGCCGCCTACGGCTCCTACAGGAGCGCCCTGGCCGCGGCGGAGGACTTGCAATCTTTCCCGCAGTTGGATAGCTCCGTGCCTGCGCCCCAGGCCATACCCTCCTTCCCCTTTCAGATGGCACCTCCTTTGCTGaaccccagcctggccctgcagcgGGAACCCCTCTATGGCATACCCTGGTACGGCAAATTGCCGCACTGGTATCCAGTTGCCCAGCTCCCCGGGGAGGTGCCACACTTCCTCAGCAGCAGCGGCGAGTACCCGGCGTCCAGCGGTGACAACTCGGCCCGCAACGACGGCGCCCCTCGGTCCAGTGGACCCGACCCCGTAGCCACGCCTGCCCAGGCTGCCGTGGTCCCTACAGGACTGAAGACATCTCCCGTAGTGTCTCGCTCCCCGGCGAAACAGTCTGAGGATGACCCCAAAGTCCTGCAGCTAGAGCGGAAGTCGCCTGACCGTTTCCACTTCACCGAGGAAGACCTGCACTTCGTTCTCTATGGGATTACTCCCAGCCTGGAGCACCCAACTTTGCTACAGCATGCCATTTCCGGAGTCCTGACCCCCACAGGAAGCCCTAGCTCAG GGTCTGATTCGCTTCCTCAAGCTCTGGACAAAGAATCTCTTCAACTTCCAGAAG GTCTGTGCCTTCTGCAGACGATGCTTGGCGAAGTGCCACACTTTGGGGTGTTCTGCAGTGGCTTCATTGCCAAGGGAGTCAGATTTGGGCCCTTTCAGGGCAAAATGGTCAGCGCCAGTGAAGTGAAGACCCACAGGGACAATTCTGTGATGTGGGAG ATCTTTGAAGACGGTCATTTAAGTCACTTCATAGATGGCAAAGGGACTGGGAACTGGATGTCCTACGTCAACTGCGCCCGCTTCCCCAAAGAGCAGAACCTAGTTGCAGTGCAGTGCCAGGGGCAGATCTTTTATGAGAGCTGCAAGGAGATCTgccagaaccaagagcttcttgtgTGGTACGGAGACTGCTACGAGAAGTTCCTGGACATTCCTGTAAATCTGCAGCTCACTGAGCAGGGCAGGCAGCCGGCTGCGCCTGTGGAAG AGTCTGCAGAAGGCTTCCACTGTGAGAGATGTGGAAAGGTGTTTACCTACAAATACTACAGAGATAAGCACCTCAAGTACACCCCCTGCGTGGACAAGGGCGACAGGAAATTTCCCTGCTCCCTCTGCAAGCGGTCCTTCGAGAAGCGGGACCGGCTGCGGATCCACATCCTTCACGTGCATGAGAAGCACCGGCCCCACAAG TGCTCCACATGTGGGAAATGCTTCTCCCAGTCTTCCAGCCTGAACAAGCACATGCGCGTGCACTCTGGAGACCGCCCATACCAGTGTGTATACTGCACCAAG AAGTTCACTGCCTCCAGCATACTTCGCACACATATAAGGCAGCACTCTGGAGAGAAGCCCTTCAAATGCAAGTACTGTGGCAAATCTTTTGCATCACACGCGGCCCATGACAGCCATGTCCGGCGCTCTCACAAGGAGGATGAAGGCTGCTCTTGGTGA